CGGGCGCGGTGTCGGGAGCGCAGTATCTCTTGAATATAGATGTGACGCCAACATTCAAAACAGCGAAAGTCCGGACAAACTCTGATACGGGCAATAAGAAAATCAAATATGGCGGTTTTCTCGAGCTCGAGCTGGCCGTTTCTTTAAAAAATCTGACTTCAGGCCAAATGTGGCCGGAAAGCCGGAATGTTACCTGCGAGAGCAGAAAAGAATGGGTCAGGGATGGCGACGGCTTTCTGTCATCCGATCAGACTCTGCCCGAACCGCCGGACTATGTCATAATGAGAGCGCTTTCCGAAGCACTCGAGTTTCTTCCTGTCTCTGAGCCGGTGATTCTTTATTCCAAGCAGGATATTCCTCTTTACATGATTCTCAATACCGCCGCCGCCGATCAGTGGGATAATAAGGACGTCAGTGATGTTCGTCTGGCGCTGGCTTATGCTTCGAGGTCCCTTCAAAGGCAATTCGGTATCGGCTTAAGGCCGGTCGGCTTCGGCCGTTTGATGGATGATTCGGTTTCGTTCGAAGGCATTCAGCGTTTTTTCAACCTGTTGCTCAAAACCGAACCGAAGCGGCCCGATACTTTTACCATTGCCGTCTTTGACCCTGTTCATCCCGAAGACTTTTTCAAGCGGGTGCAGCCGTCACGGATCGGATTGTCGGACCTTGGCCGACATTTCTCGCTGGTTTCCCGTTTACAGCCTCCCAATGAAGATGTCGCAAAATGGATTTCCTGTATGAACGGGCAACTGCTGTTGCATGAGATAGGTCACCTTATGGGAGCCATTCATGTTTCCGACCTGCATTCGATCATGAATCCGGTTACCGCCTGGGTTGCTTCGGATCAGTTCGATATCCTTAATCGGCGCATAATCGAAGCGCGGCGGCCGGCCGGTTTCTCTAACGGAAATGTTAAAGATTATCTCAAACTTATTGCCGATGCTCTTGATAATTCCGGCTATGGACTGGCGGACTATCCGGCCGTGTATTTCAGCTACATTAATATAAATCGTTTCATGTTGCAGCGAGATACCTTTGGCGAAGATGGAGTGGGGCAGTCGATACCGTACGCAGTGGCCGGTATGCAAATGTATCTCATAAAAAATCTTGAATCAGCCCGCGACAATTTCTATAAGGCGCTGGTCCGCGATACTTCGCAGGCATCAATCCAGTATTATTTATCAAAAGTCACCTCCGGTAAGCTGTCGGAGCTGCATTTGAAAAAAGCGGCCGAGATGGGCTATTACCGGGCCATTAATGAGCTGAGTCGAGCAGGCCAACCTATCATGCTGGATTAAAACAACTTGCGAAAGTTGCCGTAATTCGGAACAATCGGACACATTTTTGCTTATTGACAAATGGTAATACAATGTAATATCCTGCGTTTGATAATAATCGAATTGTAAAAAAAAGAGTTTTTCAGGTGAAGAGAAATAAAAAAGAAATTGTGACATTTAAGGCTGATGAATCGCTGCTGGAAGCCATGAAAGATATTCCCAATCGCTCCGAATTCATCCGTTCAGCGGTGATGCATGCGCTCGACTCGGTTTGTCCGCTCTGCAATGGGACCGGTATTCTGACCCCCAATCAAAGGGATCACTGGAAAGAATTCACGAACGGTCATCGGGTTGAGGAATGCCATGACTGCCACGAAAGGCATCTTGTCTGCGAACACCAGAATGAAAATGGCACGGAATAACTTCCGGGGTAGTAAATTGAAACGGCTACAAGAAATAAATCGAGCCAGGCATATATTTTCTATTACTTCGGCTATGCTGCTATTGTCGATTTTGTCGCCTGCCTCAGGACACGCCGTTGATAATCAGAAGCTTCATACGTTTGTCAGCATTTTGCCCCAGGCATATTTTGTCGAGCGCATCGGCGGTGAATATGTGGATATCGAAGTAATGGTCGCTCCCGGTCAATCGCCCGAGACTTATGCGCCGACCCCGCGACAGATGTCCGACCTGGATCATGCCGAAGTTTATTTTGCCATCGGCCTTCCTTTTGAAAACCAGTTGTTGCGCAAGATCAGGGAGATATTCAGGGATCTTGACATTGTCGGTACCCAGAATGGAATAGCGTTAAGAGCGATGGAATCTCATGGGGAAGTGCATGAAGGGCATGAGCATGAGGCCGGCGCCTCTGATCCGCATGTCTGGTTGGACCCGATTGCGGTAAAAACAATTTCGAAAAATATATGCGATGAATTGACAAAACTCGATCCGGCACATCAGCCATATTATGAGAAAAATCTAACAATATTCCAGGCCGAATTGGACAGTATAAACGCGGCCATTACAGGCAGATTGGAGCCATACAAAGGGCGCCACATTTTTGTTTTTCATCCGGTTTACGGTTATTTTGCCGACCGCTATGGTTTGGAACAGACGGCGGTGGAAATAGAGGGCAAGGAGCCGAGCGCCAAACAGTTGGCTTCGTTTATCGACATGGCCCGGGCCGACAGTGTCACGGTCATTTTTGTTCAGCCGCAGTTCTCGACCAAAACGGCCGAGACAATTGCCTCTGCCATCGGCGGGACAGTGATAAAAGTCGATCCCCTGTCGCGCGATTACCTGAATAATCTGGGAAATATCGCCGACCGGCTGGCGGAAGGATTGGGGGGCAAATGAGCAAAAATCAGGTGGTCCGAATCGAAAATTTGACTTTCTCATATGACGGCGTCCCGGTTCTGGAAAGTGTCAATCTTACGATTGATGAAAATGATTTTGTCTGGGTGGTTGGTCCCAACGGCGGCGGCAAAACGACCCTGGTTAAACTGATTTTGGGTTTGTTGCAGCCCCGTTCCGGCAAAGTCGAGGTTTTCGGACGGCATCCGGCTGAAGTGCGCTCCCGAATCGGTTATATGTCTCAATTCGCGCGACTCGATCCTCAATTCCCGATAAATGTCATCGATGTGGTCCTGATGGGACGTTTGGGAAATGACCGGCGGTTGGGGCCATTCCGCAAAAGTGACCGGGAAATCGCCGAAAGCGTCCTTGATGAAGTCGGGCTGCTGGATTTAAGCCGGAAATCGTTTTCGTCGCTTTCGGGCGGCCAGCAGAGGCGGGTTTTGATTGCCCGGGCGCTGGCGGTGGAGCCGGAGTTGCTCATTCTGGATGAACCGACGGCCAATCTTGACTTGCTGGTCGAAAAAGAGCTGTATGATCTTCTCCGCATATTGAATTCCCGGCTGACCATTATCATGGTTTCGCACGACCCGGCTTTTGTGAGCGATAATGTCGAACGAGTGGTATGCGTCAAACGCAAAGTTTCGGAGCATCCGACCTGCGAACTGGAGGGGAATTTTATCGGTGAATTGTTCGGCGGGGAGATGCGCCTGGTTCGGCACGACAAACATATCGGAAAGAGGAAAAACGGTGGGTGAGTTTATTGATGCCCTCATGCATCATTCCTTCCTGCAGTATGCCCTTCTGACCGGGCTGCTGGCCAGTGTGGCCTGCGGCATTGTCGGGACCTATGTCGTAACACGCCGGATCACCTATATCGGCGGCGGAATCGCTCATTCCATTCTCGGGGGCATGGGCGTGGCATATTTTCTTTCGGTGGCCTATCGGTGGAACGGCTTGAAGCCCATGTATGGGGCGATTATTGCGGCCCTGCTGGCGGCAATAATAATCGGGCTGGTCAGTTTGAAATCCCGCCAGCGGGAGGATACAGTCATCAGTTCCATTTGGGCCATCGGGATGGCGGTCGGGGTTATCTTTATTTCCCGAACACCCGGCTATAATCAGGATCTGATGAGCTACCTGTTCGGCAATATATTAATGGTGACCCATTCCGATTTGTGGCTGATTGCCGGCCTGGATGCTCTCGTTATAGTGATCGGGATACTTTTTTATAATCAATTCACGGCAGTCTGTTTCGATGAGGAATTCGCCCGGGTACGGGGTTTGAATGTCTCATTTTATTATCTTTTGCTTTTATGTCTGACTGCCCTGACGGTGGTAATACTGGTCACGGTGGTCGGAATCGTCATGGTCATTGCGCTGCTGACGCTTCCGGTCGCGGTGGCGGGGCATTTTACGCGAACCATGTGGGGGACGATGATCCTGGCGACGATTTTGTCGATTGTTTTTGTCGTAACCGGTCTGGCGGTAAGCTACGGCCCGAATCTTCCGGCCGGCGCGACCGTTATCCTTATCGCGGGTCTGGCGTATCTGCTGGTGGCGGTTGGAGCGGGGATTTATCGATCAGGCCGGAGAACATAGAATCGGCAATTCTATAATATTTTCAGTTTAATTTGACCCGTCAAAAAATTGCTCAAAAACGGCTTTTGGCGCGTCTCTACCAAAAGAGAGGTAAAAACTGCTGAAATGTAGGGTTTATTCGCTTCAAAAAAAGCCGACGAGGGCTTGACAAACCGGTCGGATTATAGTAATTTTTCTGAACTTTTTGGCTGCATTTTGTTTGGCAGGCCGGGAGTTATGAAAATTGGTAAACACCGGGCATTGATGATTGGCTGGGTGTCCGGAGAAGGTCGAAAAAAGTTGTTCAGTTTTTTTAATATGGAGATGCGAATGGGAGTTTTGAGGTTTTTTGCCTATTGTCTTATGCTTATCGTGTTGATATTACCCAGCGCCTTCGGCAGCGGGTTTACGTATGACGGACTGGGCGCTAAGGCAAGAGGTATGGGTGGGGCATTTAGAGCCCTGGCCGATGATTGGTCGGCGGCGTATTATAATCCGGCCGGGTATAATCTTATTCCGGACAATTACATTGCCGGGAACCTGGCCATTTTTGAAAATCGCTATACGGCGATTACCGATATCACCTGGGATGGGTATGAGTCCGGATTTTATAACGGTATTGAGCTTTATAACGAACATGAGGTCCTGAATGTGCCTCAGGGCGCGATTGTGGCCCGTTTGCCGTTGCCGGTCCTGGGCGAGACCATGACGGGCTTTTCCATAATGCAGATTTTCGACCAGAATCAAAGCTGGGAGATGTTCGCCAATATACCCGTTTACAGCACGGCGGCGATTTCTCCGAAGCAGTTCTACAATAATCTTGATGTCGTTGCCTTTCAGGTCACTGCGGCCAAAGGCTTTAAAGAGGATAAACTATCGATCGGCGTCGGCCTGTCGCTTCTCAGAGGCGACCTGGCGTATAACAGCATGATTATCCATGATAATCCTTATGCTTATGTCGATGATCCCGACCTGTCGCAGATTGCCGATCGTCCTTACGACAAGATCCCGGAGTGGTATCACAATGACGGCCGCGGCTGGGGCTTCGGCTATCGGGCCGGAATGCTTTATCATTTTAATGATAATTTGAATCTCGGCCTGACCTTTTCCGGCCAGAGTTCGATCACTATAAGCGGAAAATCGGAATTCCTTTACTATCTCGGCAGCAATCCCAGTCTGGCCGAGAACTATTTCGATACGACAGAAGAGAGATATTTTCTGGAAGGTAATATCATCGACATAACCGCCGATTTCGAGACCACTCTCAAGACACCCAATTCGGTCGGTGCCGGCATTGCTTATACGCTGAACGAAAAGCTGACTCTGGCGGTGGACGGCGAGTATATCTTCTGGTCGCAGTTCGAAGGTTTTGAATTTACATATACCAATTATGTGGGACTCCCGCGTGCAAACTTTACCCGGGCCAATGCATTGATGACGGGTGATATTACGGTTCCGATCGAATGGGATGACGCCGGGCGAATGATGGTCGGCGCCGACTATAAGGTCAACAGCTATGCCGACCTTCGGGCCGGTTTTTCGGTCGATCAAACGGCGCTGAAAGAAGACACCTTTATACCGCAATTCATCGATTTGAATACGAAGTACAACTATAGTATCGGTCTGGGGGTGGAAATCGGTTTCTGGCACCTTGATTTTGCGACCACCTATACGCATCACAAAGATCTCAATGTGCCGAATATGACCGATGTCGACGGCGATGGACTTATGGACAATATCTCGGCCTTCTACAAAGCCGACAGCTACCAGACAGTTCTTGGTATATCTTACAGATTTTAGGAGGGCCAGTAATGTTTAGAAAATTTGGTATAGTTCTCATGATTCTTACTGCCGCCCTTCTTTTCTTCGGCTGCAGTGAGCGCGAATCGAATATAGTGAAACCTGATCCCAATATCCGCAATGGTTTCACCGGCGTTTACACGCATCCGGGTGGTCACCTTGAGTCCGACTACCTGTCTTTCACCATGTTCACTCCGGTCCGCAAGGTTCCGAGTATCAACCTGAAAGTCTATGTCCCGCCAAACTATGCTGCGACGGGTACTAAATATCCGGTTCTCTACCTGCTATCGCCTTTCCGCGGGAATGATTTTTATTATATCAACCACGGACTGGTGGCTATTGCCGACAAGATGATTCTCGAAGGTACCATCAAGCCGATGGTCATTGTCTGTATCGACGGTTCGGCCGGCTACGGCGGCGTTTTCTATGGAGACAACTGGTTCAGCGGCAAATATGCCGAGGCGATTGGCTCCATTACGGGCAATTCATTTGAAGGCTCGATCGTCGATTATATCGACGGCGTATATAATACTCTTGATTCCACGCGCGCTAACCGCGCCATCTCCGGTTTTGAGATGGGCGGCTATGGGGCGATGCGAATCGCGGCTATGTTCCCGGATAATTTCTCCTCGGTCAGTGCCATCTCGGCCCCGCTCGATTTTGACGGCGCCGGCGGCACCGGCGGTTTTGTGCCGCTCTTCAAGCAGGTAATTCGGAATGCATCTCCGCTGGGCAACAGCTTTATCTCGATGGCCCAGTATCGTGATCTGGATACCGCTTACACCAATCCACTCCGCACCATGGTTATGGCAGCATCATGCGCCTTTTCGCCGCATCTGGATTTCGACAATGTCGTAACTCTTAATCCGCCGACCGCGCTCGATACCTTCTTTGTCCAGGATACTCTGACTTATCTCAACCCCGAAGGCGGCATCAAGTTCCACCTGCCGTTCGATACCGCCGGTAATATCCGCCAGGTCGTCTGGAACATGTGGCTGGATAACAATATGTCGTCGATTATCGAGGCGAACCCGGGATGTTTCGATGATATGGCCATCAAGCTGTTCACGACAAACGACGACGAATACGGTTTCAATGTTCAGACATACAATTTTGCGAGCTGGCTCCAGGGCCACCTGAATATGCGCGGTATTTCCAGTGATATGACACCGGATAATTATGAAGGTTACGAAGATTATGAAGCCGCCCGCGGGCGATTCCTTTATGATATCCTGCCAGTGATCCTGAAATTCCACTCCGACAATTTCCCGGATCCTGACTGAGATTTTTATCAATGTTTCGTATATTTACCGGAAGAGGCCGAAATCCTCTTCCGGTTTTTTATTAACAGATAAGGATATAGTATGGAATATGATTTAATATCGATCGGGGCCCACCCGGATGATGTCGAGGTCGGAACCGGCGGGGTCCTGATTGATCTCAACAAGCGCGGTTATAAAACCGGTATCGTTTATCTGACGCATGGCGAGATGGGCACCGGCGGCACGCCGGAAATCCGGGCCGAAGAGTCGATCAACGCCGCCAGAGTGCTCGGCTCCGATCTGATAGAAACATTTGACTGGGGTGACTGCAAGCTGTTCGATACCTATGAAAGACGTACCGAGCTGGCCAACCTTATCCGTAAATACAAGCCGAAAATTATCCTGGCTCCGTATCCCTGTGTCGGTCACGGCAAGCGGCAGTCGCATGCCGACCATGTCGCGGCCGGGCAGATAGTCATCAATGCCGCCAATTATGCCACCTTGATAAAGATGCCGGTCGAAGGGGAGGTTCATCGCACCCAGCGTGTTTTTCATTATTTTCTGCCGCCCGGCCTGACGCCCAATTTCGTTGTCGATATCACCGAACATTTCGAACAATGGATCGAGGCGCTCAAATGCCATAAGTCGCAGTTCCTGAACCCCGAAAAAACGCGCGATTATATCTGGTCGCTGGAATCGATGGCGCGCGCCTTCGGACAGCAGGCCGGATGCAAGTATGGCCAGGGCTTCTATAATGTCGAACCGACGCGGATTGTTGATCTGTTCGATTTGGTGAAGTGAGTCATCTTACTATAAAAGTCAAAGACAAGGCCGGACTATAAATATCCGGCCTTTTGTATAATAATGAAAGGTGTCTTTAAAACTGTGTCCAGCAGACCGGTTTCTGATCCACCAGGAACAGACGATTGACCGTGTCCAGATGTTTCATGTCCGAGATCTCGGTCAGGCCGTAATCATAAAGCGACCTGAAATCCACACATCCCATAAGCATCGAGGAGAACTCGGCAATATCCATTTCGATCCCGACATGGAAGGCGCCCTTGTTTTTCAAAGCCGGCCGGCCATCGGCAAAATGCACAATATAATCCCCGGCGTTTTGGGGCAGGAAGCTGTCGCGGATGGCTATTTTAAGTTTAACATTCTGCCCGTTAAAATTATGTCCGGCCAGTACTGCGAACAGCCCGTTCATATCGATAATTCGATACATCAGACCGACGCCTTGGATGTTGCTTTCATGGTACACCGGGGCGGTCAAGTTTTGAGAATTATTGCGCGGATCGAACGGGAGGAAGTGGAAATTATCGTCGAGAAGATTAAATACCACGGCGTTGATTTGATCGGCCTGGGTGTGCAGAAAGGCCATCATTTCCATAAGAGCGTCGCGGTTTTCGTAAATAATCTGCTCGATTATAATATCATTGAGAATGAAATTGTCTTTCTTGAGGTTTTTGAATGAAAAGGCCATATAGCCGAGAATATTCTTTCCGCTCTTATATCCAACCATCCGCAGGTTGCGTCTTTCAAAACCGGGCAGTTCATGTTTCATCCGTTTCATCATTCCATGCGTTTTGGCGGCAAAGCGATTGTAACAGGCTTCCATGGCCGGGAAATCCCTGTTGGTCAGAAAGCAAATATGTTCGCGGGTTTTGCCGCGCGGCAGATCAGCCGGTCTGATACTGTATTGACTCAACTTGGGACCGTAGCCGTATCCCATTTTCCGATAAAAATCGGGACGGAACGGATACAGCGCCGTCATGCTAGCGCCCTTTTCAAGATAATGCTGATGGAAAAATTCGATCAGTTCCTTGCACACCCGCTCCTTTTTATGATTCAAATCGACCGCCACCAGACCGACACCGCCGACCGTGATACCGGTTTCGAACAAAGTCATATCAAAATCGAACAGGCGCATGCCGCCCACCAGCTCTTTGTCGCGAAACAGGCCGTATGACCTGATCTTAGGATCATTTCTTTCCAGCGTAAGGAGTCTTTCGCGGACGCGCTTTTTGTCTTCATCGGTATTCGGGATGCCCATCCCGGGGTAGGCATTGGCGACGATGTCAATAAACTCCGCATAGCGCCCCGCAGTTATTCTTTTTATCGGGCTCATAATTCTATTCTCTCCATGAATTGATTCCTCGGCAGCATTTATTTTTTTAAATCTGAGATCACACGGCTTTCAACCCAGTAAATATTCGCCTGCCCATTGACGATACCATCCAATGTTTCTATGATACCGTTGTACTTACGCCTGGCAGATGAATAGGCGCTAAGCTGGCTGCGGCTGCTGGTAAAAAAGAAAAACCGGCCATCGGGTGAAACATAAGGACAATAATCCAACGTCGGTGAATTGATAGCTTCACCCATATTGACGGCTTTGGTCCAGGTATCGTTATCAGACTTAAAACTCACATACAGGTCGCCGCCGCCCATATCATCGTCGCGGCCGTACGAGGTAAATATGATATAACTTTCATCGGGCGCGATAAAGGCGTTGAATTCATAAGTATCGCCATTATTAATCGAATCGTTCAGCTTTTCCGGCGGTTGATATTGCCCGTCGATCAATCGGCTGCGGTAGATATCTTCGGTTTTTTCGTACTCGGCCGTAAAGTAAATGGTTCCATCGGCGGTAAGTGAAGGATAAAATTCGTCCTTATCGGTATTGATGGGCGCGCCGAGATTAACCGGCCTGCTCCATCCTGTTTCCTCTTTCTCGACATACCAGATATCATAATCCTTCGGTTCGCCGGAGTCTCCTGTCGGCCGGTTCGAGACAAAATACAACCGGTTGCCGTCGGGCGAAAAGGCCGGTTCGAGATCGCTGTAGTTTCCCGAGAACGATGCGACTTCCGGCAAAGTCCAACGGCCGTTTTCCTGCTTAAGGCAGACCATGGCGTTGATCGGACGGGCGGACAACGTAAAATAGAATTCATTCCCATCCGGCGAGAAAGCGGCATCACGCTCGTTGAAACGGGTCGATACCAGACCGGGAGCGAAGATTTGAATGGTCTGTTGCGGCTCGGTTTGCCCGAGATATTTCCCGGCAAGTTTTGGTGCGGTATCATCTATTTTTTTAATGCACCCAGCCGAAAACAATAATATAAATATGCTTATACCAAGTTTCGCGGATTTAATAATAAACAATTTAACCTCCGATCATGACATATTCCCGAAGTCCGATAATATATTACCACGCCGACTTCATGGATACAAGCAAAAAAGCCATCAGATATAATACGGCTCCCAGAAGCAGGGCTGCGTTGAATCCATAAGCAAAAGCGGCCAGAACAATCAAGGTCGATCCCAGGACCGAACCGGCGCCATTGACCGCAAAGCCCCAGTCAATCAGTTCCTTTACCCTCAAGGTTCCTTTCGGGAACGGCATGCCCATAAAGAAGCCGAGAGGGCAGATCAGAAGCATTGCAGTAATGATTCTCGGGACAATGGTCAGATGACCGAGTTGATATGTCAGGTTTCGGAAAAGAAATATATCAAGAAGAATCCAGATAATTATTCCGGCAAATGGAACCAGATTGCTGACTTTATCGGCGAAACGACTCCCGATACCGGAGCAG
This is a stretch of genomic DNA from candidate division Zixibacteria bacterium HGW-Zixibacteria-1. It encodes these proteins:
- a CDS encoding ABC transporter substrate-binding protein; the encoded protein is MTATKGILSANTRMKMARNNFRGSKLKRLQEINRARHIFSITSAMLLLSILSPASGHAVDNQKLHTFVSILPQAYFVERIGGEYVDIEVMVAPGQSPETYAPTPRQMSDLDHAEVYFAIGLPFENQLLRKIREIFRDLDIVGTQNGIALRAMESHGEVHEGHEHEAGASDPHVWLDPIAVKTISKNICDELTKLDPAHQPYYEKNLTIFQAELDSINAAITGRLEPYKGRHIFVFHPVYGYFADRYGLEQTAVEIEGKEPSAKQLASFIDMARADSVTVIFVQPQFSTKTAETIASAIGGTVIKVDPLSRDYLNNLGNIADRLAEGLGGK
- a CDS encoding ABC transporter, producing the protein MSKNQVVRIENLTFSYDGVPVLESVNLTIDENDFVWVVGPNGGGKTTLVKLILGLLQPRSGKVEVFGRHPAEVRSRIGYMSQFARLDPQFPINVIDVVLMGRLGNDRRLGPFRKSDREIAESVLDEVGLLDLSRKSFSSLSGGQQRRVLIARALAVEPELLILDEPTANLDLLVEKELYDLLRILNSRLTIIMVSHDPAFVSDNVERVVCVKRKVSEHPTCELEGNFIGELFGGEMRLVRHDKHIGKRKNGG
- the bshB1 gene encoding bacillithiol biosynthesis deacetylase BshB1, whose protein sequence is MEYDLISIGAHPDDVEVGTGGVLIDLNKRGYKTGIVYLTHGEMGTGGTPEIRAEESINAARVLGSDLIETFDWGDCKLFDTYERRTELANLIRKYKPKIILAPYPCVGHGKRQSHADHVAAGQIVINAANYATLIKMPVEGEVHRTQRVFHYFLPPGLTPNFVVDITEHFEQWIEALKCHKSQFLNPEKTRDYIWSLESMARAFGQQAGCKYGQGFYNVEPTRIVDLFDLVK
- a CDS encoding GNAT family N-acetyltransferase — its product is MSPIKRITAGRYAEFIDIVANAYPGMGIPNTDEDKKRVRERLLTLERNDPKIRSYGLFRDKELVGGMRLFDFDMTLFETGITVGGVGLVAVDLNHKKERVCKELIEFFHQHYLEKGASMTALYPFRPDFYRKMGYGYGPKLSQYSIRPADLPRGKTREHICFLTNRDFPAMEACYNRFAAKTHGMMKRMKHELPGFERRNLRMVGYKSGKNILGYMAFSFKNLKKDNFILNDIIIEQIIYENRDALMEMMAFLHTQADQINAVVFNLLDDNFHFLPFDPRNNSQNLTAPVYHESNIQGVGLMYRIIDMNGLFAVLAGHNFNGQNVKLKIAIRDSFLPQNAGDYIVHFADGRPALKNKGAFHVGIEMDIAEFSSMLMGCVDFRSLYDYGLTEISDMKHLDTVNRLFLVDQKPVCWTQF